A region of Pasteurellaceae bacterium Orientalotternb1 DNA encodes the following proteins:
- a CDS encoding permease, producing the protein MSILIMMVAIVLLLVLIMKFRVHAFVALVSVSLLTALASGIAIDKVLPTMLSGFGGTLASVALLVGLGAMIGRLLEITGGAKVLADTLINKFGAEKAPFALGVASLLFGFPIFFDAGLVVMLPIIFSVAKQFGGSVLRYALPSAGAFAVMHAFLPPHPGPVASGDLLGVNMGLLVIVGLACAIPTWYIGTYLFSKWVSERIHVDLPKAFLNAMSVNEVAVQTPPSFRRVLTVLLLPIFLILFDTGLNTLSVAKVIDGSELWVQSLRLIGKTPVALLITLIVAIALLRGNRSFEQIENICNNALGPICSIILVTGAGGMFGGVLRASGIGDVLSGLLADTGMPIIVAAFIIATIFRVAQGSATVALTTTAALIAPLVANAPELSQFDLCFIVIAIASGATVLSHVNDSGFWLVSRFLEMDEKTTLKTWTLLETSIGLVGFAIALIGSLLL; encoded by the coding sequence ATGTCTATTTTGATTATGATGGTAGCGATTGTGCTATTACTGGTTTTAATAATGAAGTTCCGAGTTCACGCCTTTGTGGCGTTAGTGAGCGTCAGTTTGTTGACTGCGTTAGCGTCTGGCATTGCGATTGATAAAGTGTTGCCAACGATGTTGAGTGGATTTGGTGGAACGCTCGCTTCTGTTGCTTTATTGGTCGGACTTGGGGCAATGATCGGGCGTTTGCTGGAAATCACTGGTGGAGCCAAAGTGTTAGCCGATACCTTGATCAATAAATTTGGGGCAGAAAAAGCCCCTTTTGCGTTAGGGGTGGCTTCGCTGCTATTTGGTTTCCCAATTTTCTTTGATGCAGGCTTGGTTGTGATGTTGCCGATTATTTTCAGTGTAGCGAAACAGTTTGGTGGCTCGGTATTGCGTTATGCCTTGCCATCAGCAGGGGCATTTGCGGTAATGCACGCCTTTTTACCGCCGCATCCAGGCCCTGTCGCATCGGGGGATTTGCTCGGTGTGAATATGGGATTATTGGTGATTGTTGGGCTCGCCTGTGCCATTCCAACGTGGTATATCGGTACTTATTTATTCAGTAAATGGGTCAGTGAACGCATTCACGTGGATTTGCCAAAAGCCTTTTTAAATGCGATGTCTGTGAATGAAGTGGCGGTACAAACTCCACCAAGTTTCAGACGGGTTTTAACCGTATTGTTACTACCGATTTTCCTAATTTTATTTGACACAGGTTTGAACACACTTAGCGTTGCCAAAGTGATCGATGGGTCAGAACTTTGGGTACAAAGTCTGCGTTTAATCGGCAAAACGCCCGTAGCATTGTTAATTACCCTGATTGTGGCGATTGCCTTGCTGCGTGGGAACCGCAGTTTCGAGCAAATTGAAAATATCTGCAACAACGCCCTTGGACCGATCTGTTCGATTATTTTAGTCACAGGAGCAGGCGGGATGTTTGGCGGCGTATTGCGTGCCAGCGGCATTGGTGATGTGTTGTCAGGTTTACTGGCTGATACGGGGATGCCGATTATCGTTGCCGCCTTTATTATTGCGACCATTTTCCGTGTGGCACAAGGTTCAGCAACGGTAGCATTGACCACAACCGCAGCTCTGATCGCTCCATTAGTGGCAAACGCCCCAGAATTGAGCCAATTTGATCTCTGCTTTATCGTGATTGCCATCGCCTCTGGTGCCACCGTGCTTTCCCACGTGAACGATTCGGGTTTCTGGCTGGTGAGCCGTTTCTTAGAAATGGACGAAAAAACTACGCTCAAAACTTGGACGTTGCTTGAAACTTCTATCGGCTTAGTCGGTTTTGCGATTGCGTTAATCGGCAGTCTCTTGCTCTAG
- a CDS encoding beta-ketoacyl-[acyl-carrier-protein] synthase II, translated as MEPLFLTQPAIVSSLGEGIEAHLSTLLNSDKSPLVLSDKPFRDLQLEGKARFFGEVTTALRPFPETVSEQHRSRNNQLLWHSLTQLEPQIEQAIARFGKARIAVVMGTSTTGVDENIEVFKQGAKSQDWSQSAFKQQQQFFSAPADFIADVYGLNGLTYGISTACTSGARALISAARLLKSGVCDAVICGGVDTLSPLTISGFGSLSVLSEQRCNPFSANRDGINIGEGSAVFMMSKTPFDDNHIALIGYGSSSDAYHMSSPHPEGEGAISAFENALANANLQPNQIGWINLHGTGTIHNDQMESLAVAKVFGDLTACTTTKSYTGHTLGAAGAVEAAILWAVLSRQHNPTGILPPQLWDKQADDSLPKIAITDEHSRWQNGQRIGASSSFAFGGNNAVLILGECKWN; from the coding sequence ATGGAACCACTTTTTTTAACCCAACCTGCCATCGTCAGCAGTTTAGGTGAAGGTATCGAAGCCCATCTAAGCACTTTACTTAACAGTGATAAATCGCCGTTAGTCTTATCCGACAAGCCTTTTCGTGATTTACAGCTTGAAGGTAAGGCTCGTTTTTTTGGCGAAGTAACAACGGCATTACGCCCATTTCCCGAAACCGTGTCTGAGCAACATCGTAGCCGTAATAACCAACTTTTATGGCACAGTTTGACACAGCTTGAACCGCAAATTGAGCAGGCAATCGCCCGCTTTGGCAAAGCGCGAATTGCAGTAGTGATGGGTACATCCACCACGGGTGTTGATGAAAATATCGAAGTGTTCAAACAGGGGGCAAAATCGCAGGATTGGTCTCAATCGGCGTTTAAACAGCAGCAACAATTTTTCTCTGCCCCTGCTGATTTCATTGCCGACGTTTACGGCTTAAACGGGCTAACCTACGGCATTTCCACCGCTTGCACGTCTGGCGCAAGGGCATTAATCAGTGCTGCTCGCTTGCTCAAATCGGGTGTGTGCGATGCGGTGATCTGTGGCGGTGTCGATACCCTTTCACCGCTTACTATCAGCGGTTTTGGCTCGTTGTCGGTATTGTCTGAACAGCGTTGTAACCCATTTTCCGCTAACCGAGATGGCATCAATATTGGCGAAGGTTCTGCGGTTTTTATGATGAGTAAAACGCCGTTTGATGATAATCATATTGCCCTGATCGGCTATGGTTCGAGCAGTGATGCGTACCATATGTCATCACCGCACCCTGAAGGCGAAGGGGCGATTTCTGCATTTGAAAATGCGTTAGCCAACGCCAACCTGCAACCAAATCAAATTGGTTGGATCAACCTACACGGCACAGGCACTATCCACAACGACCAAATGGAAAGCCTTGCGGTTGCAAAAGTTTTCGGGGATCTGACCGCTTGCACCACCACAAAATCCTACACGGGACACACACTCGGTGCTGCAGGTGCGGTGGAAGCGGCAATTCTCTGGGCGGTTCTCAGCCGTCAGCACAACCCAACGGGCATTTTGCCGCCGCAGTTGTGGGATAAACAAGCAGATGATTCTCTGCCAAAGATTGCAATTACGGATGAACACAGCCGCTGGCAAAACGGGCAACGGATTGGTGCAAGCAGCTCGTTCGCCTTCGGGGGCAATAATGCGGTACTGATTTTAGGAGAATGCAAATGGAACTAA
- a CDS encoding ornithine--oxo-acid transaminase produces MPQSTQQIIEQTEQFGAKNYLPLPIVISKAQGIWVEDPEGKRYLDMLSAYSAVNQGHCHPKIVQALKDQAERVTLTSRAFYNDQLGLWYEKICKLGKKSMALPMNTGAEAVETAIKAARRWAYDVKGVAKDRAEIIACVGNFHGRTMAAVSLSSDADYQRGFGPLLPGIKLVPYGDLDALKNAITPNTAAFLVEPIQGEAGILIPPKDFLKSAYALCKQHNVLFIADEIQAGLGRTGKLFACEWEGFEPDMYILGKALGGGVFPISCVLADNAILGVFNPGSHGSTFGGNPLACAVSIAALDVLVEENLAERSRELGEYFLAELKKIQHPKIKEVRGRGLFIGLELTEAARPYCEALKEKGLLCKETHDTVIRFAPPLVIEKADLDWALERIREVLS; encoded by the coding sequence ATGCCACAATCAACTCAACAAATCATCGAACAAACAGAACAATTTGGGGCGAAAAACTATTTGCCATTGCCGATTGTGATCAGTAAAGCCCAAGGCATTTGGGTGGAAGATCCAGAAGGAAAACGCTATTTGGATATGCTCAGTGCTTATTCAGCGGTAAACCAAGGGCATTGCCACCCGAAAATTGTGCAGGCGCTGAAAGATCAAGCAGAGCGAGTGACGCTCACGTCACGGGCGTTTTATAACGATCAGCTTGGGCTTTGGTACGAAAAAATCTGCAAACTCGGTAAAAAATCTATGGCGTTGCCGATGAACACGGGGGCGGAAGCGGTGGAAACGGCAATTAAAGCCGCACGCCGTTGGGCGTATGATGTGAAAGGCGTGGCAAAAGATCGGGCAGAAATCATCGCTTGTGTGGGCAATTTTCACGGTCGCACCATGGCAGCGGTTTCCCTTTCGTCTGATGCCGATTATCAACGTGGCTTTGGGCCTTTGCTACCTGGGATAAAACTCGTGCCTTACGGCGATTTAGATGCCCTGAAAAATGCCATCACCCCAAACACCGCCGCCTTCTTAGTTGAGCCCATTCAAGGCGAAGCGGGCATTTTAATCCCACCGAAAGACTTCCTAAAATCTGCCTACGCCCTCTGCAAACAACACAATGTGTTATTCATCGCCGATGAAATCCAAGCAGGGCTTGGTCGCACGGGGAAATTGTTTGCCTGTGAATGGGAAGGCTTCGAACCCGATATGTACATTCTCGGCAAAGCTTTGGGCGGCGGCGTGTTCCCGATTTCTTGCGTGCTGGCAGACAATGCAATTTTAGGCGTATTCAACCCAGGTTCTCACGGCTCAACATTCGGTGGCAACCCACTGGCGTGTGCGGTGTCAATTGCGGCACTTGATGTATTAGTCGAAGAAAACTTGGCGGAGCGTTCCCGTGAATTGGGCGAATACTTCTTGGCGGAGCTGAAAAAAATCCAGCACCCGAAAATCAAAGAAGTGCGAGGTCGTGGCTTGTTCATTGGCTTGGAACTGACCGAAGCCGCTCGCCCATACTGTGAAGCCTTGAAAGAGAAAGGTTTGCTGTGCAAAGAAACCCACGACACGGTGATCCGCTTTGCCCCGCCACTGGTGATCGAAAAAGCCGATCTCGACTGGGCGTTGGAACGCATTCGGGAAGTATTGAGCTAA
- a CDS encoding ATP-dependent DNA helicase RecG: MQDKYDIESLTARKEDRCFDRKSARKEPKEILRHLIGFANAEGGVLVIGIEDNGEISGFRSQKAHSPEEFIHALHSLQKMPFSVTHQLLDVTNSKGEPDHILVFDVIASNGRVIISHDDRAFLRSKDQTLELSFEQRRQLEYEKGQRVFEDQGVESADFDDLDTNLLERYRLKLNTDRSIKEILQARNLITKEGKLTNACILLFGKEPTRYFPNARLRFLRYEGKAPLTGKAFNVVKEFMLEEPIPNLLERAQSVLKSQLREFQRLDDNGQFVKIDEYPEFAWLEGIVNAITHRSYSNQGDCIRISMFDDRLEIFSPGGLPRPVTLENMYYTRFSRNPKIARVLYEFGWVKELNEGVNRMVQEMQDYQLNRPSYFEPNENAVKLILENNIEHRTLRELEYIENILTEDVMNTLTSSEILVLQYLYTHKTISVKSVKEILHRSHLTASRLLRGLEQKGILTWHGLSSTDPTQYYTLKK, encoded by the coding sequence ATGCAGGATAAATATGACATTGAGAGTTTAACTGCTCGTAAAGAAGATAGATGTTTTGATCGTAAAAGTGCAAGAAAAGAGCCGAAGGAAATTTTACGCCACTTAATTGGTTTTGCGAATGCAGAGGGTGGTGTATTAGTAATTGGAATTGAAGATAACGGTGAAATTAGTGGCTTTCGTTCTCAGAAAGCACATTCGCCAGAAGAGTTTATTCACGCACTACATAGCTTGCAGAAAATGCCATTTTCTGTAACACACCAATTACTTGATGTCACGAATAGTAAAGGTGAGCCTGATCATATTTTGGTTTTTGATGTTATTGCTTCTAACGGAAGGGTTATTATTTCGCACGATGATAGAGCATTTCTACGCTCAAAAGACCAAACGCTCGAATTATCATTTGAACAACGCCGACAATTAGAGTATGAAAAAGGACAACGAGTATTTGAAGATCAGGGTGTTGAAAGTGCTGACTTTGATGATCTTGATACGAATTTGTTGGAACGCTATCGTCTTAAATTAAATACAGATCGTTCAATTAAGGAAATACTCCAAGCACGAAATTTAATCACTAAAGAGGGGAAACTAACCAATGCTTGTATTCTTCTCTTTGGAAAAGAGCCTACTCGTTATTTTCCAAATGCTCGTTTACGTTTTCTGCGTTATGAAGGTAAAGCACCGCTTACTGGTAAAGCATTCAATGTCGTGAAGGAATTTATGTTGGAGGAGCCAATTCCTAATTTACTAGAAAGAGCACAGTCTGTTTTAAAAAGCCAACTTCGAGAATTTCAGCGTTTAGATGATAATGGGCAGTTTGTTAAAATTGATGAATATCCCGAATTTGCTTGGTTAGAAGGCATTGTCAATGCAATTACTCATCGTAGTTACAGTAATCAAGGAGACTGTATCCGCATTTCAATGTTTGATGATCGCTTAGAAATTTTCAGCCCAGGCGGACTCCCTCGGCCTGTAACCCTTGAAAATATGTACTATACTCGTTTTTCTCGTAATCCGAAGATTGCAAGAGTACTTTATGAATTTGGTTGGGTGAAAGAGCTGAATGAGGGGGTGAATCGAATGGTTCAGGAAATGCAAGATTATCAGCTTAATCGCCCATCTTATTTTGAGCCGAATGAAAATGCGGTCAAACTGATTTTAGAAAATAATATTGAACACCGTACATTGAGAGAATTGGAATATATTGAGAATATCTTAACGGAAGATGTTATGAATACGTTAACGTCAAGTGAAATCTTGGTTTTGCAATACTTATATACTCATAAAACGATTAGTGTAAAGTCAGTTAAAGAAATATTACATCGAAGCCATCTTACCGCAAGCCGTCTATTAAGGGGGTTGGAACAAAAAGGTATTCTCACTTGGCACGGTTTAAGTTCAACAGATCCAACGCAATATTACACTCTCAAAAAATAG
- a CDS encoding 3-oxoacyl-ACP reductase → MNNTVLITGSSRGIGKAIALTLAEQGYDIVVHCRSRAEEAEAVAQAIRHLGRNARVLQFDVANRADVAEKLTADVEQFGAYYGVVLNAGLTRDNAFPALSDDDWDSVLRTNLDGFYNVLHPIMMPMIRRRKAGRIVCITSVSGLIGNRGQVNYSASKAGIIGAAKALAIELAKRKITVNCVAPGLIDTDILDENVPIDEILKMIPAGRMGDPQEVAHAVQFLMDEKAAYITRQVIAVNGGLC, encoded by the coding sequence ATGAATAATACTGTACTGATCACTGGTTCAAGCCGTGGCATTGGCAAAGCAATTGCCTTAACTCTTGCCGAACAAGGCTACGATATTGTGGTGCATTGTCGCTCTCGTGCAGAAGAAGCTGAAGCCGTGGCTCAAGCGATCAGACATTTAGGCAGAAATGCAAGAGTGCTGCAGTTTGATGTGGCAAATCGGGCAGATGTGGCTGAGAAATTAACCGCCGATGTAGAGCAATTTGGTGCCTATTATGGCGTGGTATTAAATGCGGGGCTAACTCGCGACAACGCTTTCCCAGCCTTGAGTGATGACGATTGGGACAGCGTGCTACGGACTAATTTAGACGGTTTCTACAATGTGCTTCATCCGATTATGATGCCGATGATCCGCCGTCGCAAAGCAGGGCGAATTGTCTGCATTACGTCGGTGTCAGGGTTGATCGGCAACCGTGGACAAGTCAATTACAGTGCTTCAAAAGCGGGCATTATCGGTGCCGCAAAAGCATTAGCGATAGAATTGGCGAAACGCAAAATTACGGTTAATTGTGTGGCTCCAGGGCTGATCGATACCGATATTTTGGACGAAAACGTCCCGATAGATGAAATTTTAAAAATGATCCCAGCAGGGCGAATGGGCGATCCACAAGAAGTCGCCCACGCTGTTCAATTCCTAATGGACGAAAAAGCAGCGTACATCACTCGCCAAGTGATCGCCGTGAATGGCGGGTTGTGCTAG
- a CDS encoding dehydratase: MELTCPIENVESLVPHSHQMVLLDRITEFGDNFLIAESEIRPDHILIKKGRLAAFAGIEIMAQGVAAWAGCMAAKANEPVRLGYLLGTRKLHLYQQDIAIGSCLQTKITMSIQDASGFGVFDCQLIDLADNRVILEGALNVFSPKDNISS, encoded by the coding sequence ATGGAACTAACCTGCCCGATTGAAAATGTTGAATCGCTTGTGCCACATAGTCACCAAATGGTGTTGCTTGACCGCATTACCGAATTTGGCGATAACTTCTTAATCGCCGAAAGCGAAATTCGTCCTGATCATATTCTGATCAAAAAGGGCAGACTTGCCGCCTTTGCCGGTATTGAAATTATGGCACAAGGCGTTGCGGCGTGGGCGGGCTGTATGGCAGCTAAAGCGAATGAACCTGTGCGATTAGGCTACTTGCTCGGCACTCGCAAACTACATCTTTATCAACAAGACATTGCTATCGGCAGCTGCCTGCAAACTAAAATTACGATGTCCATTCAAGATGCCTCTGGCTTTGGCGTATTTGATTGCCAACTAATTGATTTAGCTGACAATCGTGTCATTTTGGAAGGGGCGTTGAATGTGTTTAGTCCAAAAGACAATATCAGTAGTTAA
- a CDS encoding prolipoprotein diacylglyceryl transferase, with amino-acid sequence MNEFMIFPQIDPVAIKLGPLTIHWYGLMYLFGFGFAYWLGYKRAKISNGVWTTEQVDQLLFNGFFGVILGGRIGDVLFYSFDRLLADPLYLFRIWEGGMSFHGGLIGVILAMVWTSRRQQRAFWQTADFVAPLVPVGLGLGRIGNFINGELWGRTTDVPWAMIFPHVDNLPRHPSQLYQAALEGVALFVILNLFIRKPRPTGAVAGLFLLCYGIFRFLVEYVREIDHGVNTATDFITRGQELSLPMIIGGIVIMAIAYKKAK; translated from the coding sequence ATGAACGAATTTATGATTTTTCCACAAATCGACCCCGTGGCAATAAAACTCGGTCCTTTAACCATTCATTGGTATGGCTTGATGTACCTTTTCGGTTTTGGCTTTGCCTATTGGTTGGGCTACAAACGAGCTAAAATTTCGAATGGTGTCTGGACAACAGAGCAAGTCGATCAACTGTTGTTTAACGGTTTTTTCGGCGTGATTTTAGGCGGGCGTATTGGTGATGTTTTGTTTTACAGTTTCGATCGCTTGCTTGCCGATCCACTCTATCTGTTTCGCATTTGGGAAGGCGGAATGTCGTTCCACGGCGGTTTGATTGGGGTGATTTTGGCGATGGTTTGGACTTCACGCCGTCAGCAACGTGCTTTCTGGCAAACGGCGGATTTCGTTGCCCCACTCGTGCCTGTTGGTTTGGGGTTAGGGCGAATTGGTAATTTCATCAACGGTGAACTTTGGGGGCGAACCACCGATGTGCCTTGGGCGATGATTTTTCCGCACGTGGATAATCTCCCCCGCCACCCCTCACAGCTCTACCAAGCTGCATTAGAAGGCGTGGCGTTGTTCGTGATTTTAAACCTATTCATTCGCAAACCACGTCCAACAGGTGCAGTTGCGGGGCTTTTCTTGCTCTGCTACGGCATTTTCCGCTTCCTTGTGGAATATGTACGAGAAATCGACCACGGCGTTAATACCGCCACCGATTTCATCACCCGTGGGCAAGAACTTTCCTTGCCGATGATTATTGGCGGAATTGTGATTATGGCAATTGCCTATAAGAAAGCGAAATAA
- the idnK gene encoding gluconate kinase, which yields MSNGKAFILMGVSSTGKTSVGTAVAKRLHLKLIDGDDLHPRANILKMGQGIPLNDQDREPWLARINDAAFSLIQKNEQGIIVCSALKKAYRDKIRQGNDRLHFLFLHGEFALVLERMKKRQGHYMKAEMLKSQFDTLEVPQADEPDVIFIDIDASFEEVVERCVQALQPLL from the coding sequence ATGTCTAACGGGAAAGCATTTATTTTGATGGGGGTATCAAGCACAGGTAAAACATCTGTTGGCACTGCAGTGGCTAAACGGCTTCATCTCAAATTGATTGATGGCGATGATCTGCACCCAAGAGCCAATATTCTCAAAATGGGGCAGGGCATTCCGTTAAACGATCAAGACAGGGAGCCTTGGTTAGCACGGATCAACGATGCGGCGTTCAGTCTGATACAGAAAAACGAACAAGGCATTATTGTTTGCTCGGCATTAAAAAAAGCCTATCGTGACAAAATTCGTCAAGGAAATGACCGCTTGCATTTCTTGTTTTTACACGGGGAATTTGCGTTGGTGTTGGAGCGAATGAAAAAACGCCAAGGGCATTATATGAAAGCTGAAATGCTCAAAAGCCAGTTTGATACCTTAGAAGTGCCGCAAGCTGATGAGCCTGATGTGATTTTTATTGATATTGATGCGAGCTTTGAAGAAGTGGTCGAACGCTGCGTACAAGCGTTACAACCGCTGCTTTAA
- a CDS encoding RNA pyrophosphohydrolase gives MIDFDGYRPNVGIVICNKQGQVLWAKRFGQNSWQFPQGGINEGENIETAMYRELYEEVGLSKKDVRVLWASKYWLKYKLPKRLVRTENSQPVCIGQKQRWFLLQLVSPESMINLKTSKTPEFDGWRWVSFWYPVRQVVSFKRDVYRKVMKEFAQVLMSNHPPKDLQPQERKELRSERRESRKPYRANKGKQRD, from the coding sequence TTGATCGATTTTGATGGTTACCGCCCAAATGTTGGTATCGTCATCTGCAATAAACAAGGGCAGGTTCTCTGGGCAAAACGGTTTGGACAAAATTCGTGGCAGTTTCCGCAAGGGGGCATTAACGAAGGTGAAAACATTGAAACAGCAATGTACCGTGAGCTCTATGAAGAAGTCGGTTTATCTAAAAAAGATGTGCGGGTGCTTTGGGCATCGAAGTATTGGCTAAAATATAAACTCCCTAAGCGATTGGTTCGTACGGAAAATTCACAGCCTGTGTGTATTGGGCAGAAACAGCGTTGGTTCCTATTACAACTGGTTAGCCCTGAAAGTATGATTAATCTGAAAACCAGCAAAACGCCAGAATTTGATGGTTGGCGTTGGGTGAGTTTTTGGTATCCAGTGCGACAGGTTGTGTCGTTCAAACGGGATGTTTATCGCAAAGTTATGAAAGAGTTTGCTCAAGTGTTAATGAGCAATCACCCACCAAAAGATCTGCAGCCGCAAGAACGTAAAGAGCTTCGTTCAGAACGGCGAGAATCTCGTAAACCTTATCGAGCAAACAAGGGGAAACAACGTGATTGA
- a CDS encoding transcriptional regulator, with translation MTIKTKRPTLQDVADSLGVTKMTVSRYLRQPESVAADTRQKIAEAVERLGYIPNKAPNMLFNARSRAIGVLVPSLTNQVFADVIKGIEQVTDAAGYQTMLAHYGYSQEKEEQRIESLLSYHVDGLILSETRHSKRTLKMLKTANIPVIEIMETSEIGAQQAVGFDNISAAQAMTETMIARGCRHIVYFSARMDKRTQLKMQGYEQAMRKHHLVPQSLCTDQPSSFSLGAEQLRQALREFPNIDGIFCTNDDLAIGALFECQRLGIQVPEHIAIAGFHGHDVGQSLTPQLATVITPRLAIGQTAAQELLARIDGTTQFSPIINLGYQIHLGESI, from the coding sequence ATGACCATCAAAACCAAACGCCCAACCTTGCAAGATGTCGCTGATTCGCTTGGTGTCACCAAAATGACGGTGAGCCGTTATTTGCGTCAGCCTGAATCTGTGGCAGCGGACACTCGCCAAAAAATTGCAGAAGCGGTGGAGCGGCTTGGTTATATTCCCAACAAAGCCCCGAATATGTTGTTTAATGCACGCAGTCGTGCCATTGGGGTGTTGGTGCCATCTTTAACGAACCAGGTGTTTGCCGATGTGATTAAAGGCATTGAGCAAGTGACCGATGCCGCAGGCTACCAAACGATGTTGGCTCACTATGGTTACAGCCAAGAAAAAGAAGAGCAACGGATTGAGTCTTTGCTCTCTTATCACGTGGACGGTTTGATTTTATCGGAAACAAGGCATTCAAAACGTACCCTAAAAATGTTGAAAACAGCCAACATTCCCGTGATTGAAATTATGGAAACAAGCGAGATTGGTGCTCAACAAGCGGTGGGGTTTGACAATATTTCTGCAGCTCAAGCGATGACGGAAACGATGATTGCTCGTGGCTGCCGCCATATTGTCTATTTTTCTGCTCGAATGGATAAACGTACACAATTGAAAATGCAAGGTTATGAACAGGCGATGCGTAAGCATCATCTCGTACCACAGAGTTTATGTACCGATCAACCGTCTTCCTTTTCGCTTGGGGCAGAGCAACTTCGCCAAGCACTGCGGGAGTTCCCTAACATCGACGGCATTTTTTGTACTAATGATGATTTGGCGATCGGGGCATTGTTTGAATGCCAAAGATTGGGCATTCAAGTACCTGAACACATTGCCATTGCAGGCTTCCATGGGCATGATGTGGGGCAGTCGCTCACGCCACAGCTTGCCACAGTGATTACCCCCCGTTTAGCGATTGGGCAAACGGCGGCTCAAGAGCTGCTGGCTCGAATTGACGGCACAACGCAATTTAGCCCGATTATCAATTTAGGCTACCAAATTCACTTAGGTGAAAGTATTTAA
- a CDS encoding phosphoglycolate phosphatase (catalyzes the dephosphorylation of 2-phosphoglycolate to form glycolate and phosphate), with protein MTSKFKLIGFDLDGTLVDSLPDLALSLNSAFAEVGLPQAPEELVLTWIGNGADILFARGLEWTGRADAFSAEQLTQLKRRFGQFYGENVCNISKLYPNVKETLEKLHAQGYILAVVTNKPTKHVQPVLRAFGIDHLFSEALGGQSLPAIKPHPAPLYYLCGKFGIYPHEILFVGDSKNDILAAQNAGCQSIGLTYGYNYNIPISDSNPDYVCDDFAEILEIVGQ; from the coding sequence ATGACCTCAAAATTCAAACTGATCGGCTTTGATTTAGACGGTACTTTAGTTGATAGCCTGCCTGATCTTGCCCTTTCGCTTAATTCTGCCTTTGCAGAAGTGGGGCTGCCGCAAGCACCTGAAGAATTAGTGCTCACGTGGATCGGCAACGGGGCGGATATTCTATTCGCCCGTGGGTTAGAATGGACAGGCAGAGCCGATGCATTTTCTGCTGAACAGCTGACCCAACTGAAACGCCGTTTTGGGCAGTTCTACGGCGAAAATGTGTGTAACATCAGCAAACTCTACCCGAACGTGAAAGAAACCCTCGAAAAACTGCACGCCCAAGGCTACATTTTAGCGGTTGTCACCAACAAGCCGACCAAACACGTTCAGCCAGTGTTGCGTGCCTTTGGCATCGACCACCTATTCAGCGAAGCCCTTGGCGGACAATCGCTGCCAGCCATCAAACCGCACCCTGCTCCGCTCTACTATTTATGCGGCAAATTCGGGATATATCCGCACGAAATACTCTTCGTCGGAGACTCGAAAAACGACATTCTCGCCGCCCAAAATGCGGGCTGTCAAAGCATTGGCTTAACCTACGGCTACAACTACAACATTCCAATCAGCGACTCCAATCCTGATTATGTGTGCGATGATTTTGCCGAAATTTTAGAGATTGTCGGACAATGA